ATATTCCCAATTTTTTATACTCGCAATGCTAAATCATCACGTATTGATTGCGTAGAGTCGCTACGCAGGAGAAACATTAGACTGGCTGGATAAACGTATTTATGTGCTTGTCTGTGTGTGATTTACGAGTATTAATTCGGGTTTTATATCGCTGACTCAGGCACCATACATCAAAACAGGAGAGGAGTTATCGGCTTGCCAAGGAATATATTTCTTCTTATGATTATTTGGGCTACATGATATTCATATGAGTTTTTTAACGAGATAATCGAGATTTAATATGAGTTATGAAGAACTACCACTGCCAGCACATTATTACAAAAGCCGTATAGACCAGGTCTATAAAGTAAACTATCAAAAGCTGGCCGAAGAAGCGATCAGCTGGCGCAAAGAGCATCAGCTCAATGCTGAATACATGCCCGGCCACAGGATCTGTCTTCTCTTGATCGACTGCCAGAATACTTTCTGTACACCCGGTTTCGAGCTCTTCGTAGCCGGAAGATCGGGCAATGCCGCCGTTTTAGACAGCGCCCGTATCTGTGAATTTGTCTATAAAAATATCGGCTTGTTTTCGGATATTATTGCTTCCATGGATACTCATCGTGCACTCCAGATCTTTCATCCGATCTTTTTGGTCGACAAAAACGGTGACTATCCCGAACCGAACACGCAGATTTCACTGGATGATATCAAATCCGGCAGGTACATGGTCAATCCTGATATCACGGATAACTTCGACGGGCAAAGCCAAAAACGCCTTCAGGATTACCTCGAATACTATGTACGACAACTCGAACAGAGCGGACGCCTGCAACTGATGATCTGGCCTTACCATGCCATGCTGGGTGGTATCGGCCATGCGCTCGTGTCCGCCATCGAGGAGGCCCTGTTTTTCTTTACCATGACAAGGCAGAGACAACCGCATATCGAGATAAAAGGCGAGATACCAATGGCCGAGAATTACTCTATATTTCGCCCGGAAGTCGACCGGGACGAAAATGGTCA
The sequence above is drawn from the Candidatus Zixiibacteriota bacterium genome and encodes:
- a CDS encoding isochorismatase; the protein is MSYEELPLPAHYYKSRIDQVYKVNYQKLAEEAISWRKEHQLNAEYMPGHRICLLLIDCQNTFCTPGFELFVAGRSGNAAVLDSARICEFVYKNIGLFSDIIASMDTHRALQIFHPIFLVDKNGDYPEPNTQISLDDIKSGRYMVNPDITDNFDGQSQKRLQDYLEYYVRQLEQSGRLQLMIWPYHAMLGGIGHALVSAIEEALFFFTMTRQRQPHIEIKGEIPMAENYSIFRPEVDRDENGQKIASENKTFFDRILGYDRILIAGQAKSHCVAWTVEDLLLEIQSRDPNLAEKVYLLEDCSSAVVIPNAVDFTEQAESAFERFARAGMKLVKSTDPISSWPGMKF